In the genome of Conger conger chromosome 8, fConCon1.1, whole genome shotgun sequence, one region contains:
- the LOC133135880 gene encoding dual specificity tyrosine-phosphorylation-regulated kinase 2-like isoform X3 has protein sequence MNEQPHTGTHQIHVQQLFEENSNKRTVLTTQPNGLTPASRPGLPLPDRPRDGSQGRQASSTSLKSADGKAKPSPVTPEQATKQYMSKLTPFEHQEIYNYPEIYFAGPNAKKRPGVVGGSSNSGYDDDQGSYVHVPHDHVAYRYEVLKVIGKGSFGQVVKAYDHKAQQHVALKMVRNEKRFHRQAAEEIKILEHLRKQDKDAGMNVVHMLENFSFRNHICMTFELLSMNLYELIKKNKFQGFSLPLVRKFAHSILQCLDSLHKSRIIHCDLKPENILLKQQGRSGIKVIDFGSSCYEHQRVYTYIQSRFYRAPEVILGGRYGMPIDMWSLGCILAELLSGYPLLPGEDEGDQLACIMELLGVPSQKLLEASKRAKNFVSSKGHPRYCTVTALPDGTTALTGGRSRRGKLRGPPGSKELSTALKGCEDALFLDFLKQCLEWDPAVRMTPSQALRHPWLRRRLPKPPAGEKTAPAAKRITDTSAALTSISRLPPNSGSASKLRSNLAQMTDANGNLQQRTVLPKLVS, from the coding sequence ATGAACGAGCAGccgcacacagggacacaccagATCCACGTTCAGCAGCTGTTCGAGGAGAACAGTAACAAACGGACGGTGTTGACCACGCAGCCCAACGGGCTGACGCCGGCGAGCCGGCCTGGTCTCCCGCTGCCCGACAGGCCGCGGGATGGCAGCCAGGGCCGGCAGGCCAGCTCCACCTCCCTCAAGTCCGCCGACGGCAAAGCCAAGCCCAGCCCCGTGACCCCTGAGCAGGCCACGAAGCAGTACATGTCTAAGCTGACTCCGTTCGAGCACCAGGAGATCTACAACTACCCCGAGATCTACTTTGCCGGTCCCAACGCCAAGAAGCGGCCGGGCGTGGTGGGGGGCTCCAGCAACAGCGGCTACGACGACGACCAGGGATCCTACGTCCACGTCCCCCACGACCACGTCGCCTACCGCTACGAGGTCCTCAAGGTCATCGGCAAGGGCAGCTTCGGCCAGGTGGTGAAGGCCTACGACCACAAGGCACAGCAGCACGTGGCTCTCAAGATGGTGCGCAACGAAAAGCGCTTCCACCGGCAGGCGGCGGAGGAGATCAAAATCCTGGAGCACCTGCGCAAGCAGGACAAGGACGCGGGCATGAACGTGGTCCACATGCTGGAGAACTTCTCCTTCCGCAACCACATCTGCATGACCTTCGAGCTGCTCAGCATGAACCTGTACGAGCTCATCAAGAAGAACAAGTTCCAGGGCTTCAGCCTGCCGCTGGTGCGCAAGTTCGCCCACTCCATCCTCCAGTGCCTGGACTCGCTGCACAAGAGCCGCATCATCCACTGCGACCTGAAGCCCGAGAACATCCTGCTGAAGCAGCAGGGCCGCAGCGGCATCAAGGTCATCGACTTCGGCTCCAGCTGCTACGAGCACCAGCGCGTCTACACCTACATCCAGTCCCGCTTCTACCGGGCGCCCGAGGTCATCCTTGGAGGCCGCTACGGGATGCCCATCGACATGTGGAGCCTGGGCTGCATCCTGGCCGAGCTCCTCAGCGGGTACCCCCTGCTCCCCGGGGAGGACGAGGGCGACCAGCTGGCCTGCATCATGGAGCTCCTGGGAGTACCGAGCCAGAAGCTTCTGGAAGCCTCCAAGAGAGCCAAGAACTTTGTGAGCTCCAAGGGCCACCCGCGGTACTGCACGGTGACGGCCTTGCCGGACGGGACCACGGCACTGACGGGGGGTCGGTCGCGGAGGGGCAAGCTGCGGGGCCCGCCAGGCAGCAAGGAGTTGTCGACGGCCCTCAAGGGTTGCGAGGACGCCCTCTTCCTGGACTTCCTCAAGCAGTGCCTGGAGTGGGACCCGGCGGTTCGGATGACCCCCAGCCAGGCCCTGCGTCACCCCTGGCTCCGGAGGCGCCTGCCCAAACCCCCCGCCGGGGAGAAGACCGCCCCCGCCGCCAAACGCATCACGGACACCTCCGCAGCCCTGACGTCAATCTCCAGATTGCCGCCGAACTCCGGCTCGGCCTCCAAGCTGAGGTCCAACTTGGCGCAGATGACGGACGCCAACGGGAATTTACAACAGAGGACGGTTTTGCCGAAACTGGTCAGCTGA
- the LOC133135880 gene encoding dual specificity tyrosine-phosphorylation-regulated kinase 2-like isoform X1, producing the protein MLTKKPCTAVYPTGKGGEVARQLQSSPGISVGGPLDGAGSDPPSPVTVPPLRNNSPTLGGNKHRMNEQPHTGTHQIHVQQLFEENSNKRTVLTTQPNGLTPASRPGLPLPDRPRDGSQGRQASSTSLKSADGKAKPSPVTPEQATKQYMSKLTPFEHQEIYNYPEIYFAGPNAKKRPGVVGGSSNSGYDDDQGSYVHVPHDHVAYRYEVLKVIGKGSFGQVVKAYDHKAQQHVALKMVRNEKRFHRQAAEEIKILEHLRKQDKDAGMNVVHMLENFSFRNHICMTFELLSMNLYELIKKNKFQGFSLPLVRKFAHSILQCLDSLHKSRIIHCDLKPENILLKQQGRSGIKVIDFGSSCYEHQRVYTYIQSRFYRAPEVILGGRYGMPIDMWSLGCILAELLSGYPLLPGEDEGDQLACIMELLGVPSQKLLEASKRAKNFVSSKGHPRYCTVTALPDGTTALTGGRSRRGKLRGPPGSKELSTALKGCEDALFLDFLKQCLEWDPAVRMTPSQALRHPWLRRRLPKPPAGEKTAPAAKRITDTSAALTSISRLPPNSGSASKLRSNLAQMTDANGNLQQRTVLPKLVS; encoded by the exons ATGTTAACCAAGAAACCCTGTACTGCCGTCTACCCGACTG GCAAAGGGGGTGAGGTTGCTCGTCAGCTACAGTCTTCCCCCGGAATCAGCGTTGGGGGTCCCCTAGACGGAGCTGGGTCCGACCCACCGTCACCCGTGACAGTACCACCCCTCAGGAATAACTCTCCAACG CTCGGAGGCAATAAGCACAGAATGAACGAGCAGccgcacacagggacacaccagATCCACGTTCAGCAGCTGTTCGAGGAGAACAGTAACAAACGGACGGTGTTGACCACGCAGCCCAACGGGCTGACGCCGGCGAGCCGGCCTGGTCTCCCGCTGCCCGACAGGCCGCGGGATGGCAGCCAGGGCCGGCAGGCCAGCTCCACCTCCCTCAAGTCCGCCGACGGCAAAGCCAAGCCCAGCCCCGTGACCCCTGAGCAGGCCACGAAGCAGTACATGTCTAAGCTGACTCCGTTCGAGCACCAGGAGATCTACAACTACCCCGAGATCTACTTTGCCGGTCCCAACGCCAAGAAGCGGCCGGGCGTGGTGGGGGGCTCCAGCAACAGCGGCTACGACGACGACCAGGGATCCTACGTCCACGTCCCCCACGACCACGTCGCCTACCGCTACGAGGTCCTCAAGGTCATCGGCAAGGGCAGCTTCGGCCAGGTGGTGAAGGCCTACGACCACAAGGCACAGCAGCACGTGGCTCTCAAGATGGTGCGCAACGAAAAGCGCTTCCACCGGCAGGCGGCGGAGGAGATCAAAATCCTGGAGCACCTGCGCAAGCAGGACAAGGACGCGGGCATGAACGTGGTCCACATGCTGGAGAACTTCTCCTTCCGCAACCACATCTGCATGACCTTCGAGCTGCTCAGCATGAACCTGTACGAGCTCATCAAGAAGAACAAGTTCCAGGGCTTCAGCCTGCCGCTGGTGCGCAAGTTCGCCCACTCCATCCTCCAGTGCCTGGACTCGCTGCACAAGAGCCGCATCATCCACTGCGACCTGAAGCCCGAGAACATCCTGCTGAAGCAGCAGGGCCGCAGCGGCATCAAGGTCATCGACTTCGGCTCCAGCTGCTACGAGCACCAGCGCGTCTACACCTACATCCAGTCCCGCTTCTACCGGGCGCCCGAGGTCATCCTTGGAGGCCGCTACGGGATGCCCATCGACATGTGGAGCCTGGGCTGCATCCTGGCCGAGCTCCTCAGCGGGTACCCCCTGCTCCCCGGGGAGGACGAGGGCGACCAGCTGGCCTGCATCATGGAGCTCCTGGGAGTACCGAGCCAGAAGCTTCTGGAAGCCTCCAAGAGAGCCAAGAACTTTGTGAGCTCCAAGGGCCACCCGCGGTACTGCACGGTGACGGCCTTGCCGGACGGGACCACGGCACTGACGGGGGGTCGGTCGCGGAGGGGCAAGCTGCGGGGCCCGCCAGGCAGCAAGGAGTTGTCGACGGCCCTCAAGGGTTGCGAGGACGCCCTCTTCCTGGACTTCCTCAAGCAGTGCCTGGAGTGGGACCCGGCGGTTCGGATGACCCCCAGCCAGGCCCTGCGTCACCCCTGGCTCCGGAGGCGCCTGCCCAAACCCCCCGCCGGGGAGAAGACCGCCCCCGCCGCCAAACGCATCACGGACACCTCCGCAGCCCTGACGTCAATCTCCAGATTGCCGCCGAACTCCGGCTCGGCCTCCAAGCTGAGGTCCAACTTGGCGCAGATGACGGACGCCAACGGGAATTTACAACAGAGGACGGTTTTGCCGAAACTGGTCAGCTGA
- the LOC133135880 gene encoding dual specificity tyrosine-phosphorylation-regulated kinase 2-like isoform X2, translated as MHRKGGEVARQLQSSPGISVGGPLDGAGSDPPSPVTVPPLRNNSPTLGGNKHRMNEQPHTGTHQIHVQQLFEENSNKRTVLTTQPNGLTPASRPGLPLPDRPRDGSQGRQASSTSLKSADGKAKPSPVTPEQATKQYMSKLTPFEHQEIYNYPEIYFAGPNAKKRPGVVGGSSNSGYDDDQGSYVHVPHDHVAYRYEVLKVIGKGSFGQVVKAYDHKAQQHVALKMVRNEKRFHRQAAEEIKILEHLRKQDKDAGMNVVHMLENFSFRNHICMTFELLSMNLYELIKKNKFQGFSLPLVRKFAHSILQCLDSLHKSRIIHCDLKPENILLKQQGRSGIKVIDFGSSCYEHQRVYTYIQSRFYRAPEVILGGRYGMPIDMWSLGCILAELLSGYPLLPGEDEGDQLACIMELLGVPSQKLLEASKRAKNFVSSKGHPRYCTVTALPDGTTALTGGRSRRGKLRGPPGSKELSTALKGCEDALFLDFLKQCLEWDPAVRMTPSQALRHPWLRRRLPKPPAGEKTAPAAKRITDTSAALTSISRLPPNSGSASKLRSNLAQMTDANGNLQQRTVLPKLVS; from the exons ATGCATC GCAAAGGGGGTGAGGTTGCTCGTCAGCTACAGTCTTCCCCCGGAATCAGCGTTGGGGGTCCCCTAGACGGAGCTGGGTCCGACCCACCGTCACCCGTGACAGTACCACCCCTCAGGAATAACTCTCCAACG CTCGGAGGCAATAAGCACAGAATGAACGAGCAGccgcacacagggacacaccagATCCACGTTCAGCAGCTGTTCGAGGAGAACAGTAACAAACGGACGGTGTTGACCACGCAGCCCAACGGGCTGACGCCGGCGAGCCGGCCTGGTCTCCCGCTGCCCGACAGGCCGCGGGATGGCAGCCAGGGCCGGCAGGCCAGCTCCACCTCCCTCAAGTCCGCCGACGGCAAAGCCAAGCCCAGCCCCGTGACCCCTGAGCAGGCCACGAAGCAGTACATGTCTAAGCTGACTCCGTTCGAGCACCAGGAGATCTACAACTACCCCGAGATCTACTTTGCCGGTCCCAACGCCAAGAAGCGGCCGGGCGTGGTGGGGGGCTCCAGCAACAGCGGCTACGACGACGACCAGGGATCCTACGTCCACGTCCCCCACGACCACGTCGCCTACCGCTACGAGGTCCTCAAGGTCATCGGCAAGGGCAGCTTCGGCCAGGTGGTGAAGGCCTACGACCACAAGGCACAGCAGCACGTGGCTCTCAAGATGGTGCGCAACGAAAAGCGCTTCCACCGGCAGGCGGCGGAGGAGATCAAAATCCTGGAGCACCTGCGCAAGCAGGACAAGGACGCGGGCATGAACGTGGTCCACATGCTGGAGAACTTCTCCTTCCGCAACCACATCTGCATGACCTTCGAGCTGCTCAGCATGAACCTGTACGAGCTCATCAAGAAGAACAAGTTCCAGGGCTTCAGCCTGCCGCTGGTGCGCAAGTTCGCCCACTCCATCCTCCAGTGCCTGGACTCGCTGCACAAGAGCCGCATCATCCACTGCGACCTGAAGCCCGAGAACATCCTGCTGAAGCAGCAGGGCCGCAGCGGCATCAAGGTCATCGACTTCGGCTCCAGCTGCTACGAGCACCAGCGCGTCTACACCTACATCCAGTCCCGCTTCTACCGGGCGCCCGAGGTCATCCTTGGAGGCCGCTACGGGATGCCCATCGACATGTGGAGCCTGGGCTGCATCCTGGCCGAGCTCCTCAGCGGGTACCCCCTGCTCCCCGGGGAGGACGAGGGCGACCAGCTGGCCTGCATCATGGAGCTCCTGGGAGTACCGAGCCAGAAGCTTCTGGAAGCCTCCAAGAGAGCCAAGAACTTTGTGAGCTCCAAGGGCCACCCGCGGTACTGCACGGTGACGGCCTTGCCGGACGGGACCACGGCACTGACGGGGGGTCGGTCGCGGAGGGGCAAGCTGCGGGGCCCGCCAGGCAGCAAGGAGTTGTCGACGGCCCTCAAGGGTTGCGAGGACGCCCTCTTCCTGGACTTCCTCAAGCAGTGCCTGGAGTGGGACCCGGCGGTTCGGATGACCCCCAGCCAGGCCCTGCGTCACCCCTGGCTCCGGAGGCGCCTGCCCAAACCCCCCGCCGGGGAGAAGACCGCCCCCGCCGCCAAACGCATCACGGACACCTCCGCAGCCCTGACGTCAATCTCCAGATTGCCGCCGAACTCCGGCTCGGCCTCCAAGCTGAGGTCCAACTTGGCGCAGATGACGGACGCCAACGGGAATTTACAACAGAGGACGGTTTTGCCGAAACTGGTCAGCTGA